A DNA window from Schlesneria paludicola DSM 18645 contains the following coding sequences:
- a CDS encoding class I SAM-dependent rRNA methyltransferase, whose protein sequence is MLTQKNDTLLTDSVPRVVLQPRKALPFFSRHPWVFRGAVSRITGDPAAGDIVRLHAHDGVFIAWGLFNPNSNICVRLYSWDESIPLTDEFWRTRIDEAIGLRKVLFPSPDSSSACRLIFSEADGLSGLTVDRYGDWLLVQLTSRALAQRQEVLLTRLREALNPKGIWLRTEKGIRAAEGLELADGLLWGEAPPRPLFIEEHGVRYGIDVAEGQKTGFFLDQRDNRRRIADFVKGHRVLDVCCYTGGFSLNCLVNGGAAEVVAVDASEAALTQARANAELNGVGDCLQTVKQDAFKLLEEFEERGEVFDTIILDPPKLARNRQGIEAALRGYYSLNRFAMGLIRPGGFFVTCSCSGQVTHEMFADMLGQAALHANRRLQLIEVRGAAADHPASIHCLETDYLKCYLGRVL, encoded by the coding sequence ATGCTGACGCAAAAAAACGATACTCTGCTGACCGATTCTGTTCCTCGAGTGGTCCTTCAGCCTCGCAAGGCATTGCCGTTCTTCAGTCGTCACCCATGGGTCTTCCGCGGTGCCGTCAGCCGAATTACCGGTGATCCCGCAGCGGGGGACATTGTCCGGCTGCATGCACACGACGGCGTCTTTATCGCCTGGGGTTTGTTTAACCCGAACAGCAACATCTGCGTGCGGCTTTATTCGTGGGATGAATCGATTCCACTCACGGACGAGTTCTGGCGCACGCGCATCGACGAGGCAATCGGACTGCGCAAGGTTTTGTTTCCCAGCCCAGATTCATCCTCCGCCTGTCGGCTGATCTTCAGCGAAGCTGATGGACTATCTGGCCTGACCGTCGACCGGTATGGCGACTGGTTACTGGTGCAACTGACCAGCCGGGCACTGGCACAGCGTCAAGAGGTTCTCCTGACTCGGCTGCGCGAGGCACTCAATCCCAAGGGAATCTGGCTTCGAACGGAAAAGGGGATTCGAGCCGCTGAAGGACTGGAGCTTGCCGACGGATTGCTGTGGGGCGAGGCACCACCGCGGCCGCTGTTCATTGAGGAACACGGCGTCCGCTACGGAATCGACGTCGCGGAAGGGCAAAAGACCGGGTTCTTTCTGGATCAACGGGACAACCGTCGCCGGATTGCGGACTTTGTGAAGGGGCATCGCGTCCTGGATGTTTGCTGCTACACCGGTGGATTTTCGTTGAATTGCCTGGTCAATGGCGGGGCGGCAGAGGTGGTGGCAGTCGACGCATCAGAAGCGGCGCTCACGCAAGCCCGCGCCAACGCCGAACTGAACGGGGTCGGCGACTGCTTGCAGACGGTGAAGCAAGATGCGTTCAAACTTCTGGAAGAATTCGAGGAGCGGGGCGAGGTTTTCGATACAATCATTCTCGATCCACCGAAGCTGGCGCGGAATCGTCAGGGGATCGAGGCGGCGCTTCGTGGCTATTACAGCTTGAATCGGTTCGCAATGGGTTTGATCCGGCCGGGCGGATTCTTTGTGACATGCAGTTGTTCGGGTCAGGTCACACATGAAATGTTCGCTGATATGCTAGGGCAAGCCGCACTGCACGCGAATCGTCGACTGCAGCTGATCGAAGTCCGTGGGGCCGCGGCGGATCACCCGGCATCGATCCATTGCCTCGAAACGGACTACCTGAAGTGTTACCTTGGCCGGGTGCTATAA
- a CDS encoding DUF420 domain-containing protein: MTGENLAAGEISARQKRTRTRLITGGLLWVLCFAGLFWLWVQQRQKASQAQSEPNSITLETQDGRATKQIKLVPQKDGSFAAHEVAEGKDDSPWDAEGIEDFSFTDTDGKTVTKQDLLGKPFLIAFVFTHCLGPCPNVTRQMREIQDRLKEFDFNLVTLTVDPERDTTDVLKQYGSDQGANFERWKFLTGNQTDIYGLIQRSFKMPVEEAKGDARIPGFEIIHSTNIMLVNAAGKIVGKYNAQKDDEMAKLRKDLKRLIKPVSNSATLTDDDENPLSKLPAWAATLPAVNAGLNGLAGIMLLVGYGLIRQKRRTEHAWVMISAFVTSIIFLGCYLTYHYALHVYTGEPGKRFGHSGTLLGTSYLAILLTHVVLAAVVPVLAIMTLYRAWRQDWVRHRRIAKVTFPIWVYVSVTGVMIYVMLYHWPGTAP; encoded by the coding sequence ATGACAGGTGAAAACCTCGCCGCCGGCGAGATCTCAGCACGACAAAAACGAACTCGCACACGCCTGATCACAGGTGGATTGCTATGGGTACTTTGCTTCGCCGGTCTCTTCTGGCTATGGGTGCAGCAACGACAGAAAGCATCCCAGGCTCAGTCCGAGCCGAACTCGATTACGCTCGAGACCCAGGACGGCCGCGCCACCAAGCAGATCAAGCTTGTTCCGCAGAAGGATGGAAGCTTTGCCGCTCATGAGGTCGCCGAGGGAAAAGACGACAGCCCTTGGGACGCGGAAGGAATTGAAGACTTCTCGTTCACGGACACCGACGGCAAGACGGTGACGAAACAGGACCTGCTGGGCAAGCCATTCCTGATCGCGTTCGTGTTTACGCACTGCCTGGGCCCTTGTCCAAACGTCACGCGTCAGATGCGCGAAATCCAGGATCGACTGAAAGAGTTCGATTTTAACCTGGTCACCTTGACCGTTGATCCCGAACGCGACACCACAGATGTCCTGAAACAGTATGGCAGTGACCAGGGCGCGAACTTTGAGCGATGGAAATTCCTGACGGGGAATCAGACCGACATCTATGGGCTGATTCAACGCAGCTTCAAGATGCCCGTGGAAGAAGCCAAGGGTGACGCGCGCATCCCGGGATTCGAGATCATCCATTCGACGAACATCATGCTGGTCAACGCAGCCGGAAAAATCGTCGGCAAGTACAATGCTCAAAAAGACGACGAGATGGCGAAGCTTCGTAAGGATCTGAAGCGCTTGATCAAGCCCGTATCCAACAGCGCGACTCTAACGGATGATGACGAGAACCCGTTGAGCAAACTTCCTGCGTGGGCCGCGACCCTACCAGCTGTGAATGCGGGTTTGAACGGCTTGGCGGGAATCATGCTTCTCGTGGGTTATGGTTTAATCCGGCAAAAACGTCGGACAGAACATGCTTGGGTGATGATTTCGGCGTTTGTCACGTCGATCATATTTCTGGGGTGTTACCTGACCTACCACTACGCACTGCATGTCTACACGGGCGAGCCCGGAAAACGATTTGGCCACAGCGGCACGCTGCTCGGTACGTCATATCTGGCGATCCTGCTGACGCATGTCGTTCTGGCGGCAGTCGTTCCGGTTTTGGCGATCATGACTCTCTATCGAGCGTGGCGGCAAGATTGGGTGCGTCATCGCCGCATCGCGAAGGTGACATTTCCAATCTGGGTTTACGTATCCGTGACAGGCGTTATGATTTACGTCATGCTCTACCACTGGCCCGGCACGGCTCCTTGA
- a CDS encoding ABC transporter permease, protein MSNTIDRLTLKPPAMRTAPALKPSMGLAVYTLALRELVRFLRQRTRIVGALGQPIIFWVLFGAGLSGSFQGPAGISYQEYFFPGVAVMIVMFTAIFSTISIIEDRREGFLQGVLIAPVPRAALVLGKVCGGTVLAVLQAVLFLAVGPALALVGLSPQITTGLTWLNLPLVIAYLSLVAFSLTALGYVIAWPMDSTHGFHAIMSVFLMPMWLLSGSFFPAPSSGWLAWIIRLNPLTYGTSGLRRLITQNTDAVANLPSLGLSVSVTLISAAVYVAIAIWMTGRPSAFNAR, encoded by the coding sequence ATGTCCAATACTATTGATCGCCTGACATTGAAGCCTCCGGCGATGCGGACTGCACCGGCCTTGAAGCCGTCCATGGGATTGGCGGTCTATACACTCGCGCTGCGCGAGCTGGTTCGTTTTTTACGTCAGCGGACGCGAATTGTGGGGGCCTTGGGCCAGCCGATCATTTTTTGGGTGCTATTCGGAGCAGGCCTGAGCGGATCGTTTCAGGGACCAGCGGGGATCTCTTATCAAGAGTATTTCTTTCCAGGTGTCGCCGTGATGATCGTGATGTTCACTGCGATCTTTTCCACCATTTCGATTATCGAAGATCGACGAGAAGGGTTTTTGCAGGGGGTCTTAATTGCCCCCGTCCCCCGGGCCGCTTTGGTGCTGGGCAAAGTTTGTGGAGGCACGGTGCTGGCCGTTCTCCAAGCCGTATTGTTTCTGGCCGTCGGCCCGGCCCTCGCACTCGTCGGACTGTCTCCACAGATTACCACAGGCTTAACCTGGCTGAACCTGCCACTGGTGATTGCCTATTTGTCGCTGGTTGCGTTCTCACTCACCGCGCTCGGCTATGTGATCGCGTGGCCGATGGATTCAACGCATGGATTTCATGCGATCATGAGCGTCTTTCTGATGCCCATGTGGCTATTGTCCGGATCATTCTTTCCAGCCCCCTCTTCAGGGTGGCTCGCCTGGATTATCCGGCTGAATCCTTTAACCTACGGGACGTCAGGACTTCGTCGGCTGATCACACAAAACACAGATGCCGTCGCGAACCTGCCATCGCTGGGGCTCAGTGTGTCGGTCACCTTAATTTCAGCCGCAGTTTATGTCGCGATTGCGATCTGGATGACTGGGCGTCCCAGTGCATTCAACGCGCGTTAG
- a CDS encoding ABC transporter ATP-binding protein: MSDHIAVSVAGVHHRYGDREALRGIDFDVPGGEIFGLLGPNGGGKSTLFRLLATLLPLKTGRASLMGLDLASQADAVRHVIGVTFQSPSVDGKLTVAENLRHQAHLYGLAGSSASARIDEILGQLELSDRQGDRVDTLSGGMKRRVEVAKSLLHRPRILLLDEPSTGLDPGARRDLWQYLFRLRREEGTTILVTTHLMEEADRCDRLGILHRGELVALGSPDELRLTVGGDCLTIESPCPDRLTEQIATRFQITPRRLGDTLKIEREAGHELLRDIVAAFPDEITAISLAKPTLEDVFIVRTGHRFWESEQD; the protein is encoded by the coding sequence ATGTCAGATCACATCGCCGTGAGTGTTGCCGGGGTTCATCATCGATACGGAGACCGCGAAGCGCTGCGCGGGATCGATTTTGACGTTCCTGGTGGCGAAATCTTTGGACTGCTGGGCCCTAATGGCGGCGGAAAATCGACGCTTTTTCGGTTGCTTGCGACATTGCTGCCACTGAAAACAGGGCGGGCGTCGCTGATGGGTTTGGACTTGGCTTCGCAAGCCGATGCCGTCCGCCATGTGATCGGCGTGACGTTTCAATCGCCCAGCGTCGACGGGAAGTTGACCGTCGCAGAGAACCTGCGGCACCAGGCACATCTCTATGGACTGGCGGGGTCATCTGCTTCAGCCCGAATCGATGAGATTCTCGGACAGCTAGAACTCTCCGACCGCCAGGGTGATCGCGTCGATACGCTGTCTGGCGGGATGAAGCGCCGAGTTGAAGTGGCCAAAAGCTTGCTGCATCGACCCCGTATCCTGTTGCTGGATGAACCCAGTACGGGGCTCGACCCGGGTGCCCGACGCGATCTGTGGCAGTATTTATTCCGTTTGCGTCGTGAAGAAGGAACAACCATTCTGGTCACGACTCATTTGATGGAGGAAGCCGACCGCTGCGATCGGCTGGGCATTCTCCATCGCGGGGAACTCGTCGCGCTGGGTTCACCGGATGAATTGCGTCTGACCGTTGGCGGCGATTGCCTGACGATTGAATCACCATGCCCGGATCGGCTCACCGAACAGATTGCCACGCGATTCCAGATCACTCCGCGTCGACTGGGTGATACACTGAAAATCGAGCGCGAGGCGGGTCACGAACTATTGCGCGATATCGTGGCCGCGTTTCCCGACGAGATCACGGCAATCTCACTCGCCAAGCCAACTCTGGAGGACGTTTTCATCGTCCGCACAGGTCATCGGTTCTGGGAGTCAGAGCAGGATTGA
- a CDS encoding cytochrome C oxidase subunit IV family protein, whose amino-acid sequence MSDHDHPESHGAAYFRVFLALVGFTIVSVAADLVHLENKVLLGGIVLAVATAKALCVMMFFMHLKFERAWKYLLLAPTIILALALPLSLRPDIGETYYTPDVPQIRDYAEHEASLQHGEHAAEHH is encoded by the coding sequence ATGTCTGATCACGATCATCCAGAATCCCACGGTGCGGCGTACTTCCGTGTGTTCCTTGCTTTGGTTGGATTTACGATCGTCTCTGTCGCCGCGGACCTCGTTCATCTCGAGAATAAGGTGTTGCTGGGAGGGATCGTCCTGGCCGTCGCGACCGCCAAGGCACTGTGCGTCATGATGTTCTTCATGCACCTCAAGTTTGAGCGTGCATGGAAATATCTGCTGCTCGCCCCCACGATCATTCTGGCCCTGGCACTGCCGCTTTCGCTACGACCCGACATTGGGGAAACCTACTATACTCCTGATGTCCCGCAGATTCGCGACTACGCGGAACATGAAGCGAGCCTGCAGCATGGCGAACATGCCGCAGAGCATCATTGA